The genomic DNA CATCTCCCGCCTATACAACTTTCTTTCTAGTCCTCCTATATCTTTTGTTGTTCGTACTTTATACCTTTTGCAGAATAGCGTCGTTTTGGATTTATTGAAATAATAAAAGTATTCAAACGATTACGCTATGGGAGGCGGAAAGATGAAACGGATAACCATTTTGATGAGCTTTATGCTCGTACTTTCGACGTGGATGATGGCATTATCACCGGCATCGTCGGTAAGTGCACAGACAAACACGACGACTGTCAATGCCACGTTGGTTGAAAAGATGAAGGGGGCAACAGGACCGCTTGAGGTCATCATTACGTTCAATACGAACGACGCTCCGCAGGCTGAACACGTCGATCTTTTAAAAGAAGTAGGAATTACGAAGGGGCTTGTATTCAATGAGCTTCCGATGGCTGGGGCTCTTGCTACACCAGATCAAATCAACGCTCTTGCTGGAAAATCTGAAGTCCGCTCGATCTATTACAACGAAAAATTAGAGTATGAGAACAATACAGGTACTGCAATGACGGGTGTCGATGAGCTACGTAACGATGCTGACTTGACGAAGAAAAACGGTGGCATGCCGGTTTCCGGTAAAGGCATCGGCGTCCTTGTCAATGACAGTGGAGTAGATGGAACACATAATGACATCAAATTCGGTAACCACCTCGTGCAAAACGTACAAGGTGCGACGAACTTGAACGCATTGGTTGATGTTCTTCCGGTTACATACGTTGAGGATGTAGCCAATACTGATACAGATTCTGGACACGGGACACACGTTGCAGGAATCGTTGGTGGTAACGGTGCAATGTCCAAAGGGAAATATGAAGGTGTCGCACCTGGTGCTGACCTTGTCGGTTACGGTTCTGGGGCTGGAATCGCGATCCTTGATACGATCGGTGCATTCGATTACGCATTAACAAACCAAGCTCAATACAACATCCGTGTTGTGACGAACTCTTGGGGATCTACAAGTGATGCAGGTACGGACTTCGATCCGGAAGATCCGATCAACATTGCAACGAAAAAATTGTATGACCGCAACATTGTCGTCGTATTCTCAGCAGGTAACTCTGGACCTGGTGAATCAACGATTTCAGGTAACTATAAAAAAGCCCCTTGGGTAATAACAGTTGCAGCTGGTGATAAGCAAGGTGGACTTGCAGACTTCTCTTCACGCGGTGTGAAAGGGAAAGGCGGAACAGTGAAAATTGACGGTGAAGAGTTCGTATGGGAAGACCGTCCGACGATCACAACGCCTGGTAAAGACATCATTTCGACTAAAACGGTATCTCCACTGACAGCGCTTGGTGCAGATCAGGATGCAGAATATCTTGAGCCGGCACACTTACCGTACTACACGCACATGAGTGGTACGTCAATGGCAGCACCACACGCAGCTGGTATCGTCGCGTTAATGCTTGATGCTGATCCGACGTTGACGCCGATGCAAGTGAAGGAAATCATCCAAAAGACTGCAACGAACATGCCAGGATATGAGGCGTGGGAAGTTGGAGCAGGTTATGCGAACGCATACGCTGCTGTCGATATGATTTTGAATGGCAAAGAATACGGTGAAACTTTAAACTACACGAATGAATACAATGCGAACGTCGACATGAACGTTGAACGTGAGCCTGTCGAAGTGAACTACAATCCAGCAACGGCATCTTCTAATAAGATGGAGTTCAATGTGGAAGAAGGTTTGACTGAACTGACAGCTAAAGTGAACGCGAAGGGCGTTCTCGGTGAAACAGGGAACCCATTGAACTTGATTTTGACAGCTCCAGATGGAACACAGTATTCTTCAGGGATCTATCTTGTGTTCACGTTGTACACGGATCGTACCGTTCAAGTGACGAGCCCGATGGCTGGGAAATGGACGCTTGAATTGAAAGGTCTATCTGGTGGCCCGGCTGCACCTGAAACTGTAAAAGGTGAATTGGCATTTAAAAAAGCTGCAGGATTTACTGGGTTGAACGACATTGAAGGTCACCCAGCTGCGGCAGCAATCAAGACGGGTGTCAGCGAGCGCTTGGTTGATGCGAAGGCAGATGGAAACTACAAGCCAGACAGCGCATTGACTCGTGCAGACCTAGCGAAGTACTTGACGATGGGCGCGGCTGTCCGTCAAAACCTTACTGGAGCTTCATTTACAGACGTGAAGGCAGCTGATGCAGCTTACGTTCAAGCCGTTACGGCTGGTGGAGCAGCACTGAAGGATACCGATTTGAGCGATGCTGGAGTCATGCTTCCGACAGCTGAAGGAACGTTTGCTCCAAATCAAGCGGTGAACCGTGCAGAGTTGGCTTACTCACTCGTTCAAGCTTTAGGTCTTGAAAGTCAGGCGAAGGATTTGAACGATGATCCACTAACTGTCCAATATAAGGATGAGCGTATTGCGATTCAGGATGCAGATGCGGTACCAGCTGAATGGAGAGGGTATGTACAGCTTGCACTTGATATGAACATCTTGAATGCATACTTCGACGTGACACAAGGTCCATACGATAAGGAGCCGACAATCGTTGCTTCCTTCAATCCGGACCAAACCGTTACTCGCGGAGACTATGCTGTAGCAGTATCCCGTTACTACGCTTCCTATTTCCAATAAAATAGACATAATAGCAATGCTGACCCGTATCAGGCTCCCCCACCTGGTACGGGTTTTTATTCGTCTCCATACATTTTTATGAAATGAAAACGCTTTAGTAGCAAAGAATTCAAAAATATCATTGAATAAATATAATAAAGTATGTATGATTATTCGTAACCATAAGAAGATAGGAGAGGTGTTCAGTGGTATTTACAATGGAGGCGAAACAAACATATGGGGTAACATCATCCAATTTTACAGGTCAGGATTTTCTGGCCTTATCTGATTTCCACTCATCGGAAATCATGTATTTATTGGAGAAAGCCGTTCAAATCAAAGCAGAGCTGAAGGAGGGAATTCGCCGGAAGCCGCTTGAGGGGAAAGTGCTTGCGATGATTTTCGATAAGGCCTCAACCCGTACACGTGTTTCGTTTGAAGTTGGAGTCGTTCAGCTCGGTGGGGATCCGATTTTTCTCAGTACGAAAGATATCCAGCTTGGTCGTGGGGAGAGCATTGAGGATACGGCGAAGGTTTTATCGGGCTATGTGGATGGGATCCTCATTCGTACGTTTGCACATCGAACGATTGAACAGTTCGCTGCACATGCGGATGTCCCTGTGATCAACGGCCTGACAGATTTACACCATCCAACCCAGGTGATGGCGGATCTGCTTACCATACTCGAGCACAAAGGGAAGCTAGCTGGATTAAAACTGGGCTATGTCGGTGATGGTTACAACAACATGACACATTCGTTGTTAGAGGGTGCTGCAAAAGTCGGGATGGACATCACCGTTGCGAGTCCATTCGGCTATGAGCCCGATCAGATGATACGCGATCATGCGAAGCTCGTTGCGAAACAGAATGGAAGTTCAGTTGTCATATCGAACTCACCAGAAGAAGCGATTACGGATGCGGACGTCGTGGTGACCGACACGTGGTCCAGTATGGGAATGGAAGCTGAAGCAGATGAGCGAAATGAGATCTTCAAACCTTATCAGGTGAACGCGGATCTTTGCGCAAAGGCGAAGGACGACTATATTTTCCTCCATTGTCTACCGGCGTACCGTGGAAAAGAAGTGACCTCAGAAATCATTGATGGTCCACACTCGGTCGTATTTGATGAAGCAGAAAACCGTCTCCATGCGCAAAAGGCGATAATGGAAGCGTTAATGGGCGGGATGTGACAAATAGAGAAAGGGCGTAACGGCAGATGCAGTTACGCCCTTTTTTGTATGTTGCTTTTTAACGTAAAATAGAATACGATTTAACGTAATAGGAGGTGTGCGTACATGGAAACGCTCGAAGACATTCGATTGAATGTCCCCTTTTTACGGAAAAAAGTGCCGAATCTGACGAGTGCAGCCCGGTCAGTCGGCTTGCGTCCAGCGACGGTTTCGAATCTTTGTACCGGAAAGATTCCAGTTGGACGGGCTGAGGTGAAAACCCTCGTTGCGTTAGCGAACCTAGCGGATTGTTCGCTCGATGACCTCATCATAAGAGGCGAGAAGATCGACATGATCGAGACAGGAATTAAGACACTCGATCTGTTTGCACCCCTTGCAAAAGAAGGGACGATTGGTCTGGTGGCAAGGCCAGGGATGGGGCAGCTTGTTGTTCTTGCTGAGATCTTTTACCGGTTAAAAGAGGGGGGGTATACGACGGTACTACTGAAGCCGGAAGGGGATCATCCTGACCTTGATGAAAAGGAAGATTTCTATGAGCATGTAACGTACTCGATCGAGGAAACGTTGGAGAAAATGCGTAAACTGGGGAAAAAGGAAATCGCTTTTGCGACAGATCGCTCCCACGTGTTAACAGGTGAGCTTCACGACCTTCAGGATCGACTTCAAGAGGATGGGATTAAAAACATCACCACATTTCTCGTTGATTTAAAAGGAGAAGCGATGGATGAGGATTTACCATACGGTCCGCTCGAGACGTTGTGGCATTTCGATATGGACCTCGCATCGCGCAAGAAATTCCCAGCGGTCAATCCGATGTATTCGACCTCATCTGTGTTGGAGGGTGCCCATCTGGACCAGCATCACCTGACGATTCAGCAGCGTGCGCAGAAGCTTTTACGGCGATACCGGGAACTCCGAGCTCTCGTCAATGCTCGTGGGATGGACAGCTTACCAGATACGGAGCGCACAACCTATAACCGCGGAGAACGACTGGAAGCGTACTTGACCCAACCGTTCTATGTGGCCGAACAATATACCGGAGTAAAAGGCGTAAGTGTAAGCCTGAAAGATACTGTCTCAGATGTACAGAAAATCATGGATGGCACAACAGATGACCGTCCAGTCGACCAACTCACCTACATTGGAACCTTGTAAATATTCGTAAGTTGTAATCAGACCAGACGATGAATAATGACAAAAGAGCTGACAATACCCTGTCAGCTCTTTTTTAGATTTTTCTTTGGTCATAACCATACTGAATAAAATCCTTTTGATAAATGGTCCTTACTAAGTTCATTGTGTCTTGATCGTAGAAATTTTCATATGGGGGCAAAGATTGATAAAAAGACATGCTCGTTAATCTCATATTTGCAAAATTACGATTGTCGCGTGAATTCATTTTTTCGGTGACATGATGTGGAGATCTGATAATTTCATCTAATGGCGATGGGTTAAGCTGATACGTTTTCTCGATCTTTTTGATGGAGGGCGTGAATTCTTCTAGTTGAATAACGTTCTTGATGAACATCTCTTCTCCGTCAAGATACTGTTGTATCATGTGTCCATCGAT from Pseudalkalibacillus sp. SCS-8 includes the following:
- the argF gene encoding ornithine carbamoyltransferase produces the protein MEAKQTYGVTSSNFTGQDFLALSDFHSSEIMYLLEKAVQIKAELKEGIRRKPLEGKVLAMIFDKASTRTRVSFEVGVVQLGGDPIFLSTKDIQLGRGESIEDTAKVLSGYVDGILIRTFAHRTIEQFAAHADVPVINGLTDLHHPTQVMADLLTILEHKGKLAGLKLGYVGDGYNNMTHSLLEGAAKVGMDITVASPFGYEPDQMIRDHAKLVAKQNGSSVVISNSPEEAITDADVVVTDTWSSMGMEAEADERNEIFKPYQVNADLCAKAKDDYIFLHCLPAYRGKEVTSEIIDGPHSVVFDEAENRLHAQKAIMEALMGGM
- a CDS encoding S8 family serine peptidase — encoded protein: MKRITILMSFMLVLSTWMMALSPASSVSAQTNTTTVNATLVEKMKGATGPLEVIITFNTNDAPQAEHVDLLKEVGITKGLVFNELPMAGALATPDQINALAGKSEVRSIYYNEKLEYENNTGTAMTGVDELRNDADLTKKNGGMPVSGKGIGVLVNDSGVDGTHNDIKFGNHLVQNVQGATNLNALVDVLPVTYVEDVANTDTDSGHGTHVAGIVGGNGAMSKGKYEGVAPGADLVGYGSGAGIAILDTIGAFDYALTNQAQYNIRVVTNSWGSTSDAGTDFDPEDPINIATKKLYDRNIVVVFSAGNSGPGESTISGNYKKAPWVITVAAGDKQGGLADFSSRGVKGKGGTVKIDGEEFVWEDRPTITTPGKDIISTKTVSPLTALGADQDAEYLEPAHLPYYTHMSGTSMAAPHAAGIVALMLDADPTLTPMQVKEIIQKTATNMPGYEAWEVGAGYANAYAAVDMILNGKEYGETLNYTNEYNANVDMNVEREPVEVNYNPATASSNKMEFNVEEGLTELTAKVNAKGVLGETGNPLNLILTAPDGTQYSSGIYLVFTLYTDRTVQVTSPMAGKWTLELKGLSGGPAAPETVKGELAFKKAAGFTGLNDIEGHPAAAAIKTGVSERLVDAKADGNYKPDSALTRADLAKYLTMGAAVRQNLTGASFTDVKAADAAYVQAVTAGGAALKDTDLSDAGVMLPTAEGTFAPNQAVNRAELAYSLVQALGLESQAKDLNDDPLTVQYKDERIAIQDADAVPAEWRGYVQLALDMNILNAYFDVTQGPYDKEPTIVASFNPDQTVTRGDYAVAVSRYYASYFQ